The following are encoded in a window of Anopheles stephensi strain Indian chromosome X, UCI_ANSTEP_V1.0, whole genome shotgun sequence genomic DNA:
- the LOC118513756 gene encoding uncharacterized protein LOC118513756: protein MLAAKIKVMKTKGKKIRNSSKPFEEIFEDEPSHSTSINMMSQDNSILSTSMNTLSAVSISIPECKPIDKMEEIDRRSFENWKELLEASMELAGIADENTKNNVFKVKAGSMLREVLEGTPTLSIPDVAIALYSNAMKRLGNFFSSREYRLVQRQKFRSLTQNMEESDLKYLKRVIAAATLCDFDEEKLTEGVTEVIQLHALNAKVREAGRKIMRKGGTLAALVEKVQGYEVHKANEEIFMKTHQPAMEARVAVVTRGRVESVAPPLGARGRNFGFQGRPNWRSFINSGGNFSQSGSKAPNKPIACWRCTSQFHAPSQCHATDKVCRNCKKTGHIKRACRQTSTSNTLKRRASRDEEGPVKSRKIATVTKEENEKEETNIVSAYST from the coding sequence ATGCTAGCCGCGAAAATCAAAGTTATGAAAACCAAAGGGAAGAAGATCCGCAACTCGAGCAAGCCGTTTGAGGAAATTTTTGAAGACGAGCCAAGTCATTCAACTTCGATAAACATGATGAGCCAAGACAATTCCATCCTTTCTACCTCGATGAACACACTCTCAGCGGTCTCAATTAGCATTCCGGAATGCAAGCCAATTGATAAGATGGAAGAAATCGATCGCAGATCGTTCGAAAATTGGAAGGAGTTATTGGAGGCATCGATGGAGCTCGCAGGTATTGCAGATGAGAATACTAAAAACAATGTATTCAAAGTAAAAGCCGGATCAATGCTACGGGAAGTCCTGGAAGGGACACCTACATTGTCAATTCCAGATGTAGCCATTGCCCTTTACTCAAACGCTATGAAACGATTGGGGAATTTCTTTAGTTCTCGAGAATATCGCCTGGTGCAGCGACAGAAGTTCAGATCGTTGACGCAAAATATGGAGGAATCggatttaaaatatttgaagcGTGTGATAGCTGCGGCTACGTTGTGCGACTTCGACGAAGAAAAGTTAACGGAAGGTGTTACAGAGGTTATACAACTACATGCGCTCAATGCTAAAGTCCGAGAAGCGGGACGTAAGATTATGCGCAAGGGAGGTACCCTAGCGGCACTCGTGGAAAAAGTTCAGGGATATGAAGTGCATAAAGCAAATGAGGAGATTTTCATGAAAACACATCAGCCGGCTATGGAAGCCAGAGTAGCAGTGGTTACGCGCGGAAGGGTCGAATCTGTGGCACCTCCTCTAGGTGCTCGTGGAAGAAATTTCGGGTTTCAAGGACGACCAAATTGGAGAAGCTTCATAAACTCGGGAGGCAATTTTAGCCAGAGCGGTTCAAAAGCCCCAAACAAGCCGATTGCCTGCTGGAGATGCACCAGTCAATTCCATGCACCATCTCAATGCCATGCAACTGACAAAGTTTGTCGAAACTGCAAGAAAACAGGCCATATCAAACGCGCCTGTCGGCAAACTTCTACGTCTAATACGCTCAAACGTCGGGCCAGCCGGGACGAAGAGGGACCGGTTAAGTCAAGAAAAATTGCGACGGTAACAAAGGAGGAGAATGAAAAGGAAGAAACGAATATTGTAAGTGCCTATTCGACTTGA